A stretch of the Cheilinus undulatus linkage group 11, ASM1832078v1, whole genome shotgun sequence genome encodes the following:
- the LOC121518065 gene encoding phospholipase A and acyltransferase 2-like: MDYKEQLEDIVATAKFGDLIEFSYPIGYSHWGVYDEDGHVIHFAVAEEGQFMNMVRTRLQTLLPVCGDLLLGFTKIRRMPIEEVTVPTGAHAFINNNKHAFRASCPEDIRKRRDALVDREFQYNLLFLNCEHFATFIRYGKAVCNQIPAKAKNVECQHATEIFQKVVTDKEKADAPETTKFFD, encoded by the exons CAG CTTGAGGATATCGTGGCCACAGCCAAATTTGGAGATCTGATTGAGTTTTCCTACCCTATTGGATACTCGCACTGGGGAGTTTATGATGAAGATGGACATGTCATTCACTTTGCTGTAGCAG AGGAGGGCCAGTTTATGAACATGGTGCGGACCCGCCTGCAGACACTCCTCCCAGTCTGTGGGGATCTTCTTCTGGGCTTCACAAAGATCCGCAGAATGCCCATCGAGGAAGTGACCGTTCCGACAGGAGCCCACGCcttcatcaacaacaacaagcaCGCCTTCAGAGCATCATGTCCTGAAGACATCAGGAAACGACGAGACGCTCTGGTCGATCGTGAATTCCAATACAATCTCCTCTTTCTCAACTGTGAACACTTCGCCACCTTCATACGTTACGGGAAAGCTGTGTGTAACCAG aTTCCTGCAAAAGCCAAAAATGTGGAGTGTCAACACGCAACCGAAATCTTCCAGAAAGTAGTTACAGACAAGGAAAAAGCTGACGCACCTGAAACAACAAAGTTTTTTGACTGA